The proteins below come from a single Acidobacteriota bacterium genomic window:
- the hpnJ gene encoding hopanoid biosynthesis associated radical SAM protein HpnJ — MPLRTLFLNPPSFENFDGGASSRWPATREIESYWYPVWLAYPAGMLEGSRLLDAPPHHVSADETIKIGTDYEFLVLFTSTPGWTGDQRLAEAMKAANPKLKIAFVGPPVTTSPDKALNECAVIDFVCRKEFDYSVVEFAQGKPLDQILGISYRKNGRVVHNPDRPQIEDLDALPDVTDVYKRDLDVTRYNVPFLLYPFVSLYTTRGCPAQCTFCLWPQTLSGHAWRKRSTDAVAREMAKAKEYWPNVREFFFDDDTFNIQGPRTIELCQKLKPLKLTWSCTSRVTTSYDTLKAMRDAGCRLLIVGFESGDAQILKNIKKGATVERARDFTRDCHKLGLVIHGDFILGLPGETKETIRNTINFAKSLDCETIQVSVAHAYPGTEFHDLAEKHGFIVNNQSMVDSGGHQMAHIEYPGLPRDYVMEMVHRFYDEYYFRPKQVYRIVRKAIFNNTERKRLYKEAKSFLKLRAARNKYVEETRKNPQPVSLLAESQMQEEVVEVGSK, encoded by the coding sequence ATGCCATTAAGAACGTTGTTCCTGAACCCTCCCTCGTTCGAGAACTTTGACGGCGGCGCCAGTTCGCGTTGGCCGGCCACTCGAGAAATTGAATCGTACTGGTATCCGGTTTGGCTGGCTTATCCGGCGGGCATGCTGGAAGGCTCGCGTCTGCTGGACGCCCCACCGCATCACGTCTCCGCCGATGAAACCATCAAGATCGGCACAGACTACGAGTTCCTGGTGCTGTTCACCAGCACCCCCGGTTGGACAGGCGACCAGAGACTCGCCGAGGCCATGAAGGCGGCAAATCCTAAATTAAAGATCGCCTTCGTTGGACCGCCAGTCACCACTTCCCCGGACAAGGCGTTGAACGAATGCGCGGTTATCGACTTTGTTTGCCGCAAAGAGTTTGACTACTCAGTCGTGGAGTTCGCACAGGGCAAGCCGCTCGATCAGATTCTCGGTATCTCGTATCGAAAGAACGGACGGGTCGTGCACAATCCCGATCGTCCACAGATCGAAGATCTCGATGCGCTGCCGGATGTCACCGATGTGTACAAGCGCGATCTAGACGTCACGCGATACAACGTTCCTTTCTTGTTGTATCCGTTTGTCTCGCTGTACACCACGCGCGGTTGTCCAGCACAGTGCACCTTCTGCTTGTGGCCCCAGACTCTCAGCGGTCACGCCTGGCGCAAGCGCTCGACTGATGCCGTTGCGCGAGAGATGGCTAAAGCTAAGGAATACTGGCCAAATGTCAGAGAGTTTTTCTTTGACGACGACACCTTCAACATTCAAGGACCGCGTACGATCGAGCTCTGCCAGAAGCTCAAGCCTTTGAAGCTGACCTGGTCTTGCACTTCCCGCGTAACCACAAGCTACGACACGCTAAAAGCCATGCGTGATGCTGGATGCCGTCTGCTTATCGTCGGTTTCGAATCTGGGGATGCTCAGATTTTGAAGAACATCAAGAAGGGTGCAACTGTCGAACGCGCACGCGATTTTACGCGCGATTGCCACAAGCTTGGCCTCGTGATTCACGGAGATTTCATTTTGGGATTGCCGGGCGAAACGAAGGAGACGATCCGCAACACCATCAACTTCGCTAAATCGCTGGATTGCGAGACTATCCAAGTTTCAGTCGCGCACGCCTATCCCGGAACGGAATTTCACGATTTGGCGGAGAAGCATGGATTTATCGTGAATAATCAATCGATGGTGGACTCCGGTGGACACCAGATGGCGCACATCGAGTATCCGGGACTGCCGCGCGACTATGTGATGGAGATGGTCCATCGCTTCTACGACGAATATTACTTCCGTCCAAAGCAGGTCTATCGCATCGTAAGAAAGGCGATCTTCAACAATACGGAGCGCAAGCGCCTCTATAAAGAGGCTAAATCTTTTCTCAAACTGAGGGCGGCGCGCAACAAGTACGTGGAAGAGACCCGCAAAAACCCGCAGCCAGTATCCTTGCTGGCGGAATCGCAGATGCAAGAAGAGGTTGTCGAAGTCGGGTCGAAATAA